The following are from one region of the Mesorhizobium sp. B2-8-5 genome:
- a CDS encoding CpaF family protein, which yields MFGKRGKDDGSRATPEFRPPAAAPAAPASTGTMTAERPAAPTSSPPVAPPARRPVEPPPMAPEPPRKVQRERSETYYDTKSQVFSALIDTIDLSQLAKLDPESAREEIRDIVNDIIAIKNFAMSISEQEELLEDICNDVLGYGPLEPLLARDDIADIMVNGSKNVYIEVNGRVEQTGVRFRDNQQLLNICQRIVSQVGRRVDESSPICDARLPDGSRVNVIAPPLSIDGTALTIRKFKKDKLTLDQLVKFGAISPQGAEVLKIIGRVRCNIVISGGTGSGKTTLLNCLTNYIDREERVITCEDSAELQLQQPHVVRLETRPPNLEGEGEVTMRDLVKNCLRMRPERIIVGEVRGPEVFDLLQAMNTGHDGSMGTIHSNSPRECLNRMESMIAMGGYSLPQRTVREIIVGSIDVIIQAARLRDGSRRITHITEVVGMEGDVIITQDLVLYNIKGEDAGGRLVGEHVSTGIGRPHFWDRARYYGEEQRLANALEAMEKRAD from the coding sequence GCCCGTCGCCCCGCCGGCGCGCCGTCCTGTCGAGCCGCCGCCTATGGCGCCGGAGCCGCCAAGAAAGGTCCAGCGCGAGCGCTCGGAAACCTATTACGACACCAAGAGCCAGGTTTTCTCCGCGCTCATCGACACGATCGACCTGTCGCAGCTCGCCAAGCTCGATCCCGAGAGCGCACGCGAGGAAATCCGCGACATCGTCAACGACATCATCGCGATCAAGAACTTCGCAATGTCGATTTCCGAGCAGGAAGAGCTGCTCGAGGACATCTGCAACGACGTTCTGGGCTATGGACCGCTGGAGCCGCTGCTTGCCCGCGACGACATCGCCGACATCATGGTCAACGGCTCCAAGAACGTCTACATCGAAGTCAACGGCAGGGTCGAGCAGACCGGCGTCCGCTTCCGCGACAACCAGCAGCTGCTCAACATCTGCCAGCGCATCGTCAGCCAGGTCGGCCGCCGCGTCGATGAATCGAGCCCGATCTGCGACGCGCGCCTTCCCGACGGCTCGCGTGTCAACGTCATCGCGCCGCCGCTCTCGATCGACGGCACTGCGCTCACCATCCGCAAATTCAAGAAGGACAAGCTGACGCTGGACCAGTTGGTCAAGTTCGGCGCCATCTCGCCGCAAGGCGCGGAGGTTCTCAAGATTATCGGGCGTGTCCGCTGCAACATAGTCATCTCGGGTGGCACAGGCTCCGGCAAGACGACGCTGCTCAACTGCCTGACCAACTATATCGACCGCGAGGAGCGCGTCATCACCTGCGAGGACTCGGCGGAACTGCAGCTGCAGCAGCCGCATGTGGTCCGTCTCGAAACCCGGCCGCCCAATCTCGAGGGCGAGGGCGAGGTGACCATGCGCGATCTGGTCAAGAACTGCCTGCGCATGCGGCCGGAGCGGATCATCGTCGGCGAGGTGCGCGGACCGGAAGTGTTCGACCTGCTGCAGGCGATGAACACCGGTCACGACGGCTCGATGGGAACGATCCACTCGAACAGCCCGCGCGAATGCCTCAACCGTATGGAATCGATGATCGCCATGGGCGGCTATTCACTGCCGCAGCGCACGGTGCGCGAGATCATCGTCGGCTCGATCGACGTGATCATCCAGGCGGCCCGCTTGCGCGACGGCTCGCGCCGCATCACCCACATCACCGAGGTGGTCGGCATGGAAGGCGACGTCATCATCACCCAGGATCTTGTGCTCTACAACATCAAGGGTGAAGACGCCGGCGGCCGGCTGGTCGGCGAGCACGTGTCGACAGGCATCGGCCGTCCGCATTTCTGGGACCGCGCCCGCTACTATGGCGAGGAACAGCGCCTCGCCAACGCGCTCGAGGCGATGGAGAAACGCGCTGACTGA
- a CDS encoding type II secretion system F family protein yields the protein MFGIDTTVLAFIVLAGFSAGAVAYAFLFTRIDNEKQAGKRLQTVKTAETDRSVVKATRDRAAEAVKRRKNVQDSLKQLDEKQKTNDRNVKKPPLKTQIRQAGMQVPIERFYIYSAVCGIILTAVLFFLGAPLWALPGALLVGGLGLPRWFVSFRRTRRVKAFLEEFPNALDIIVRAVKSGLPLNDAIRLIANESPEPVRSEFRRIVDSQQMGMSVPDAAMRMTETMPCSEAGFFGIVIQIQSQAGGNLSEALGNLSRVLRDRKKMKAKVQALSMEAKASAVIIGALPFVVAFLVYLSSPNYIMPLFTTNVGNLILGCSGVWMSIGILVMRKMMNFEV from the coding sequence ATGTTCGGAATTGACACCACCGTACTGGCTTTCATCGTGCTTGCCGGCTTCAGCGCCGGCGCGGTGGCCTATGCTTTTCTGTTCACGCGCATCGACAACGAGAAGCAGGCCGGCAAGCGGCTTCAGACCGTCAAGACAGCCGAAACCGACCGGTCGGTGGTGAAAGCGACGCGCGACCGCGCAGCGGAAGCGGTCAAGCGGCGAAAAAACGTCCAGGACTCGCTGAAGCAGCTCGACGAGAAACAGAAGACCAACGATCGCAACGTCAAGAAACCGCCGCTGAAGACTCAGATCCGCCAAGCCGGCATGCAGGTTCCGATCGAGCGTTTCTATATCTATTCCGCTGTCTGCGGGATCATCCTGACGGCCGTTCTCTTTTTCCTCGGCGCGCCTCTATGGGCTCTGCCCGGTGCCCTGCTGGTGGGCGGCCTCGGCCTGCCGCGCTGGTTCGTGTCGTTTCGCCGCACACGTCGCGTCAAGGCCTTCCTGGAAGAATTTCCGAACGCGCTCGACATCATCGTGCGCGCGGTCAAGTCCGGCCTGCCGCTCAACGATGCGATCCGCCTGATCGCCAACGAATCGCCCGAACCGGTCCGGTCCGAATTCCGCCGCATCGTCGATTCCCAGCAGATGGGCATGTCGGTGCCCGACGCCGCCATGCGCATGACGGAGACGATGCCGTGCAGCGAGGCCGGCTTCTTCGGCATCGTCATCCAGATTCAGTCACAGGCCGGCGGCAATCTGTCCGAGGCGCTGGGCAACCTTTCGCGCGTCCTGCGCGACCGCAAGAAGATGAAGGCCAAGGTCCAGGCGCTGTCGATGGAAGCCAAGGCATCGGCCGTCATCATCGGCGCCTTGCCCTTCGTCGTCGCCTTCCTCGTCTATCTGTCGAGCCCGAACTACATCATGCCGCTGTTCACCACCAACGTCGGCAACCTGATCCTCGGCTGCTCGGGTGTCTGGATGTCGATCGGCATCCTGGTGATGCGCAAGATGATGAACTTCGAAGTCTAG
- a CDS encoding tetratricopeptide repeat protein — protein sequence MPTKALNLTAKRLITTAFMAALAASVAGCGSTSKFTTGSISRSDSRPLETMSSSELRTATSRLGQSYARSPNDKRIAMNFAAALQMDGDADQSLAVMRKLAIAYPKDREVLAAYGKALAANGQFEPALDAVRRAQTPEYPDWKLVSAEAAILDQMGQKDEARQDYRKALELKPNEPSVLSNLGMSYVLEGDLRTAETYMRSAAQQPGADSRVRQNLALVVGLQGRFDEAEKIASQELSPEQAQANVAYLRQMLAQQNAWSQLKDQDKDKAKVATN from the coding sequence ATGCCTACCAAAGCGTTGAACCTTACAGCCAAGCGTCTGATCACCACGGCTTTCATGGCGGCGCTTGCGGCCAGCGTGGCCGGTTGCGGCAGCACCAGCAAGTTCACCACGGGTTCCATCTCGCGCTCCGACAGCAGGCCGCTGGAAACGATGTCGTCCAGCGAATTGCGTACCGCCACGTCCAGGCTCGGCCAATCCTACGCCCGCAGCCCGAACGACAAGCGCATCGCGATGAACTTCGCAGCAGCGCTGCAGATGGACGGCGACGCCGACCAGTCGCTGGCGGTGATGCGCAAGCTGGCGATCGCCTATCCCAAGGATCGCGAAGTGCTTGCGGCCTATGGCAAGGCGCTTGCCGCCAACGGCCAGTTCGAGCCGGCCCTTGATGCCGTGCGGCGCGCGCAGACGCCCGAATATCCGGACTGGAAGCTGGTCTCGGCGGAAGCCGCCATTCTCGACCAGATGGGACAGAAGGACGAAGCGCGGCAGGACTATCGCAAGGCGCTGGAACTGAAGCCGAACGAGCCTTCGGTGCTGTCCAATCTCGGCATGTCCTATGTGCTCGAAGGCGACCTGCGCACGGCGGAAACCTATATGCGCTCGGCCGCGCAGCAGCCCGGCGCCGACAGCAGGGTGCGGCAGAACCTCGCGCTGGTCGTCGGACTGCAGGGCCGCTTCGACGAGGCCGAGAAGATCGCCTCGCAGGAACTGTCGCCCGAACAGGCGCAGGCCAACGTCGCCTATCTGCGGCAGATGCTCGCCCAGCAGAATGCCTGGAGCCAGCTGAAGGATCAGGACAAGGACAAGGCGAAAGTCGCCACGAACTGA
- a CDS encoding type II secretion system F family protein: protein MTEQVVKTLTDPSFLIAMLVGIAVFATVFTLMPAFGGTSLKSRMKSVALERDKLRAEQRTRLANEADRRRKGLREEQSIGMRNIVDRLDLRRALADESTIQKLKVAGFRGQNPLTRFLFFRLVLPFVGFALAAIYLFVLGGLPQQPAFIKLFVCVVVAYGGFYTPILYVNNRATKRKQSIQLAWPDALDLMLICVESGMSVEAALRRVADEIGTQSVALAEEFVLTNAELSYLQDRKIAYENLASRTGLESVKSVSQALVQAERYGTPVAHALRVLASESRDMRMNAAEKKAAALPPKLTVPMILFFLPVLFAIILGPAGIQVSQRGIFGDQHSSSSQ from the coding sequence GTGACAGAGCAGGTCGTCAAAACACTCACAGACCCTTCCTTCCTGATCGCGATGCTGGTCGGCATTGCGGTGTTCGCGACCGTCTTCACGCTCATGCCGGCGTTCGGCGGCACTTCGCTCAAGTCGCGCATGAAGAGCGTGGCGCTCGAACGCGACAAATTGCGCGCCGAGCAGCGTACGCGACTGGCCAACGAGGCCGACCGCCGCCGCAAGGGCCTGCGCGAGGAACAGTCCATCGGCATGCGCAACATCGTCGACCGCCTGGATCTGAGGCGCGCGCTTGCCGATGAAAGCACGATCCAGAAGCTCAAGGTCGCGGGCTTCCGTGGCCAGAACCCGCTGACGCGTTTTCTCTTCTTTCGCCTGGTCCTGCCATTCGTCGGTTTTGCCTTGGCGGCCATCTATCTGTTCGTGCTCGGCGGCCTGCCGCAGCAACCCGCTTTCATCAAGCTGTTCGTCTGTGTCGTTGTCGCCTATGGCGGCTTCTACACGCCGATCCTCTACGTCAACAACCGCGCGACCAAGCGCAAGCAGTCGATCCAACTGGCCTGGCCGGACGCGCTCGACCTGATGCTGATCTGCGTGGAATCCGGCATGTCGGTGGAAGCGGCCTTGCGCAGGGTTGCCGACGAAATCGGCACGCAGTCGGTGGCGCTTGCCGAGGAATTCGTGCTCACCAATGCAGAGCTGTCCTATCTGCAGGATCGCAAGATCGCCTATGAGAACCTGGCAAGCCGCACCGGCCTGGAATCGGTGAAGTCGGTGTCGCAGGCCCTGGTCCAGGCCGAACGCTACGGCACGCCGGTGGCGCACGCGCTGCGCGTGCTCGCCTCGGAAAGCCGCGACATGCGCATGAACGCCGCCGAGAAGAAGGCCGCCGCACTTCCGCCAAAGCTCACCGTGCCGATGATCCTGTTCTTCCTGCCGGTTCTGTTCGCCATCATCCTGGGTCCGGCCGGCATCCAGGTCAGCCAGCGCGGCATCTTCGGTGACCAGCACAGCTCCTCCAGCCAGTAG